A region from the Candidatus Dadabacteria bacterium genome encodes:
- a CDS encoding NAD(P)H-binding protein gives MTFAVLGASGRTGAMAVSYCLRLGHNARGLVRNPARMPQMPEGGAGVFEAVRGDVTEREAVRDLISGADAVISALGPTELRTGFKVHSSAARHLSELMPEAGISRYVAVSGASLSVPTDKFSIRGKFFSGAAYLLTKTNRSLKNLLDDKRAEYEILCESGLDWTVVRPPWITPEPYRRDANITPFKPGGIKVRVAELGKALVDLAVDGRFNKQAVFINSV, from the coding sequence GTGACCTTTGCCGTTTTGGGAGCGTCCGGGCGCACGGGGGCGATGGCGGTCAGTTACTGCCTCCGCCTTGGCCACAATGCGCGGGGGCTGGTGAGAAACCCCGCCCGCATGCCGCAAATGCCGGAAGGCGGGGCGGGTGTGTTTGAGGCCGTGCGGGGCGATGTGACGGAGCGCGAAGCCGTGCGCGATTTGATAAGCGGAGCGGACGCCGTTATAAGCGCGCTGGGACCCACGGAACTCCGGACCGGATTCAAAGTTCACTCAAGCGCCGCCCGCCACCTTTCGGAATTAATGCCGGAGGCGGGTATTTCGCGCTATGTCGCGGTTTCGGGCGCGAGTTTGTCCGTGCCGACCGACAAATTCAGCATCCGGGGGAAATTCTTCAGCGGTGCGGCATACCTGCTCACGAAAACAAACCGCAGCCTCAAGAACCTGCTTGACGACAAACGCGCCGAGTATGAAATCCTTTGCGAAAGCGGTCTTGACTGGACGGTGGTGCGTCCGCCGTGGATAACGCCCGAACCCTACAGGCGGGACGCAAACATAACCCCTTTCAAGCCCGGCGGAATCAAGGTGCGGGTGGCGGAACTGGGCAAAGCCCTTGTTGACCTTGCCGTGGACGGCCGCTTCAACAAACAGGCGGTTTTCATAAACAGCGTATAA
- a CDS encoding SDR family NAD(P)-dependent oxidoreductase: MKLKGKVALITGGSLGLGKATAILFAQEGATVIITGRTEKTLKEAVAEAESKGVKIEYLVSDVAKEEDCKSAVEETVKRHGAVDILFNNAGVLSAASTHETETEEWDRIFAINVRGTFMMSKYAVPHMLKKGSGCIVNNSSILGLKALPGIAAYTASKGAVTQFTRAMALDYAQQGIRVNAICPGTIVTPMVTGMLDSMEDKQAAEEMFKSFHPMGRLGHPDEIARAVLFLCEDGVDFMTGTMLSVDGGWIAR, from the coding sequence ATGAAGCTGAAAGGAAAAGTCGCCCTCATAACGGGCGGAAGTCTCGGGCTCGGAAAGGCGACGGCAATTCTGTTTGCTCAAGAGGGGGCTACTGTCATCATAACCGGCAGAACGGAAAAGACCCTTAAAGAGGCGGTCGCCGAAGCCGAATCCAAAGGGGTGAAAATTGAGTATCTGGTGAGCGATGTCGCAAAAGAGGAAGACTGCAAAAGCGCGGTTGAAGAGACAGTCAAACGGCACGGCGCGGTGGACATTCTGTTTAACAACGCCGGAGTTCTTTCCGCCGCCTCCACGCATGAGACCGAAACCGAAGAGTGGGACAGGATTTTTGCAATCAACGTTCGCGGGACTTTTATGATGTCCAAATACGCCGTTCCGCACATGCTCAAAAAAGGAAGCGGCTGCATAGTGAACAACTCGTCCATTTTAGGATTGAAGGCGCTCCCCGGAATTGCCGCATACACGGCTTCAAAGGGGGCGGTAACACAGTTCACAAGGGCAATGGCGCTTGATTACGCGCAGCAGGGGATACGGGTGAACGCAATATGCCCGGGCACAATCGTTACGCCGATGGTAACCGGAATGCTTGACTCAATGGAAGACAAACAGGCCGCGGAGGAAATGTTCAAGTCGTTCCATCCGATGGGACGCCTCGGCCATCCCGATGAGATTGCAAGGGCAGTGCTGTTTCTCTGCGAGGACGGGGTTGATTTTATGACGGGAACAATGCTTTCAGTGGACGGCGGCTGGATAGCCAGATAG
- a CDS encoding SDR family NAD(P)-dependent oxidoreductase, with protein sequence MKLKGKIALITGGSLGLGKATAILFAQEGATVIITGRTEKTLKEAVAEAESKGVKIEYLVSDVAKEEDCKSAVEETVKRHGAVDILFNNAGVLSPAVTHETETGEWDRIFAINVRGTFMMSKYTIPHMLKKGSGCIVNNSSVVGLKGVAGFTPYVASKGAVTQFTRAMALDYAQQGIRVNAICPGAIVTPMVTNIIDAMEDKQAAEDMLTSFHPMGRLGQPDEIARAVLFLCEDGVDFMTGIMLSVDGGWIAQ encoded by the coding sequence ATGAAACTGAAAGGAAAAATCGCCCTCATAACGGGCGGAAGTCTCGGTCTCGGAAAAGCGACGGCAATTCTGTTTGCTCAAGAGGGGGCTACTGTCATCATAACCGGCAGAACGGAAAAGACCCTTAAAGAGGCGGTCGCCGAAGCCGAATCCAAAGGGGTGAAAATTGAGTATCTGGTGAGCGATGTCGCAAAAGAGGAAGACTGCAAAAGCGCGGTTGAAGAGACAGTCAAACGGCACGGCGCGGTGGACATTCTGTTTAACAACGCCGGAGTTCTCTCCCCCGCCGTAACGCATGAGACGGAGACCGGCGAATGGGACAGGATTTTTGCAATCAATGTTCGCGGGACTTTTATGATGTCCAAATACACCATCCCCCACATGCTCAAAAAAGGAAGCGGTTGCATAGTGAACAACTCATCCGTTGTCGGCCTCAAAGGGGTCGCCGGGTTCACTCCCTATGTTGCGTCAAAAGGCGCGGTAACACAGTTCACAAGGGCGATGGCGCTTGACTACGCGCAGCAGGGGATACGGGTGAACGCAATATGCCCGGGCGCGATTGTTACCCCGATGGTAACCAACATCATTGACGCAATGGAAGACAAACAGGCGGCTGAAGACATGCTGACCTCATTCCACCCGATGGGCAGACTGGGACAGCCGGACGAGATAGCAAGAGCGGTGCTCTTCCTCTGCGAAGACGGAGTTGACTTTATGACCGGCATAATGCTTTCGGTGGACGGCGGCTGGATAGCGCAGTAA
- a CDS encoding nuclear transport factor 2 family protein, with translation MCKKQTREIREAQDTFYEALNRADIEMMEKVWVAGGKAKCIHPGWPAIKGWDSIKASWMTIFESGELASVETSDVTIDVGEKAAWVNCVEKLNHFVDGRVVVTLAQATNIFENTGDGWRMTLHHASPIPVSSLPEAELQ, from the coding sequence ATGTGCAAAAAACAGACACGGGAGATACGGGAGGCGCAGGACACTTTTTACGAGGCGCTCAACAGGGCGGACATTGAGATGATGGAAAAAGTGTGGGTCGCCGGGGGAAAGGCTAAATGTATTCATCCGGGCTGGCCCGCCATTAAAGGGTGGGACTCAATCAAGGCGAGTTGGATGACCATATTTGAATCCGGCGAACTCGCAAGCGTGGAAACCTCGGACGTTACCATTGACGTGGGCGAAAAAGCCGCGTGGGTGAACTGCGTTGAGAAACTCAACCATTTTGTTGACGGCAGGGTTGTCGTAACGCTCGCTCAGGCGACAAACATCTTTGAAAACACCGGAGACGGATGGCGGATGACGCTTCATCACGCCTCGCCGATTCCGGTCAGTTCGCTTCCCGAAGCGGAATTGCAGTAA